The Ascaphus truei isolate aAscTru1 chromosome 3, aAscTru1.hap1, whole genome shotgun sequence genome includes a region encoding these proteins:
- the LOC142490119 gene encoding uncharacterized protein LOC142490119 isoform X1 has translation MPTKPGKMRGKVGGPSHKWAVVTVGWCSWWGLFPLSLAGAGESCTPAPGPTTPMVPARYVECLFRSFNFNGTEISDTKSIPIPAYFISQMMGLAGFFLLVVIFMLVQYYPVWRCNCGCFKKEGRDYDEIERENWMVQEASAQTWEKMEGSNKQAVSEIIKENKLLENILNPDFSKLVSDVQQKVTEIFRSKLKDLPMINMPFHSGDNGCDGSSDETVKADPISPI, from the exons ATGCCTACCAAACCTGGGAAGAtgagggggaaggtggggggaccAAGCCATAAGTGGGCTGTCGTGACTGTTGGGTGGTGCTCATGGTGGGGGCTGTTTCCACTTTCCCTGGCAGGTGCTGGAGAAAGCTGCACTCCTGCACCAGGCCCCACCACTCCCATGGTACCTGCGAG ATATGTGGAATGCCTGTTCAGATCATTCAACTTTAATGGAACTGAAATATCGGATACAAAAAGCATACCAATACCAGCATATTTTATATCACAG ATGATGGGGCTTGCAGGGTTCTTCTTGCTCGTGGTTATATTTATGCTGGTACAGTATTATCCTGTTTGGCGTTGCAACTGCGGGTGCTTCAAAAAGGAAGGACGAGACTATGACGAAATAGAGCGGGAAAATTGGATGGTCCAAGAAGCCAGTGCTCAGACATGGGAGAAAATGGAAGGAAGCAACAAACAGGCCGTTTCAGAGATCATAAAGGAAAATAAATTACTGGAAAATATTCTGAATCCTGATTTCTCAAAGCTGGTTTCAGATGTACAACAAAAAGTCACGGAAATTTTCAGGTCTAAATTGAAAGATCTACCTATGATAAACATGCCGTTCCACTCCGGAGACAATGGCTGTGATGGTTCAAGTGATGAAACCGTGAAGGCGGATCCAATATCACCCATTTAG
- the LOC142490119 gene encoding uncharacterized protein LOC142490119 isoform X2 yields MCTSRHHLPPRYVECLFRSFNFNGTEISDTKSIPIPAYFISQMMGLAGFFLLVVIFMLVQYYPVWRCNCGCFKKEGRDYDEIERENWMVQEASAQTWEKMEGSNKQAVSEIIKENKLLENILNPDFSKLVSDVQQKVTEIFRSKLKDLPMINMPFHSGDNGCDGSSDETVKADPISPI; encoded by the exons ATATGTGGAATGCCTGTTCAGATCATTCAACTTTAATGGAACTGAAATATCGGATACAAAAAGCATACCAATACCAGCATATTTTATATCACAG ATGATGGGGCTTGCAGGGTTCTTCTTGCTCGTGGTTATATTTATGCTGGTACAGTATTATCCTGTTTGGCGTTGCAACTGCGGGTGCTTCAAAAAGGAAGGACGAGACTATGACGAAATAGAGCGGGAAAATTGGATGGTCCAAGAAGCCAGTGCTCAGACATGGGAGAAAATGGAAGGAAGCAACAAACAGGCCGTTTCAGAGATCATAAAGGAAAATAAATTACTGGAAAATATTCTGAATCCTGATTTCTCAAAGCTGGTTTCAGATGTACAACAAAAAGTCACGGAAATTTTCAGGTCTAAATTGAAAGATCTACCTATGATAAACATGCCGTTCCACTCCGGAGACAATGGCTGTGATGGTTCAAGTGATGAAACCGTGAAGGCGGATCCAATATCACCCATTTAG